One genomic window of Fusarium fujikuroi IMI 58289 draft genome, chromosome FFUJ_chr01 includes the following:
- a CDS encoding putative nicotinamidase family protein: MASATSFRDLVGIPASTASPSDSVLIIIDAQNEYAEGQLKVANAAESRKVIAGLLEKYRAANGSVVHVVHDTPEGAPVFTPGTKLAEEFDELKPKDGEAVIHKNFPGSFTKTDLQSVLDKTGKKKVVLTGYMAHVCVSTTARQADELGFDVIIPEDAVGDRDIPGVDASQLVKVSLSEIGDAFGTIIKSSSIA; encoded by the exons ATGGCCTCAGCAACTTCATTCCGCGACCTTGTTGGCATTCCCGCCTCTACGGCTAGCCCCTCCGACAGcgttctcatcatcatcgatgcGCAGAACGAGTACGCTGAGGGACAGCTCAAAGTGGCCAACGCTGCTGAGTCGCGCAAAGTCATCGCTGGACTTTTGGAGAAATACCGAGCTGCGAATGGGAGTGTCGTGCATGTTGTCCATGATACACCAGAGGGCGCGCCAGTATTCACCCCAGGTACTAAGCTTGCTGAGGAGTTTGACGAGCTGAAGCCTAAGGATGGCGAGGCTGTTATCCACAAGAACTTCCCTGGTTCATTCACCAAGACGGATCTTCAGAGCGTCTTAGATAAgactgggaagaagaaggttgttcTTACAGGCTACATG GCCCATGTCTGCGTCTCAACTACCGCGCGTCAAGCTGACGAGCTTGGCTTTGACGTCATCATCCCCGAAGATGCCGTCGGTGACCGTGACATCCCTGGCGTCGACGCCTCACAGCTGGTCAAGGTGTCACTGAGCGAGATTGGCGATGCTTTCGGAACCATCATCAAGAGTAGCAGCATTGCTTAG
- a CDS encoding related to pisatin demethylase cytochrome P450, protein MHSGLVETLLSALAQHWVLVLTSLTVAWLVKNRYHHGLNKYPGPFLASLTDWWRFWDVYGQRPEVTLQKLHAKHGDIVRYGPNALSFADPAVLKSIYGLSKGYVKSDFYIVQQSVVKGHRLASLFSTTDNDFHSQFRRCVNSAFSMSALVQYEPFVDNTTKLFLEQTENLFAKRSDVCDFTQWLQFYAFDVIGEITYSKRHGFIEKNEDVEGIVAYLGKLFLYVAPIGQIPFLDLIFQKNPIYLKLSQWGLFDSTIAVARFARARMAERLIPELKSVDSLPTSNLKKQPLGQDLLSKFIAAREARPEFMTDTLVQTMAVSMAFAGSETTAITLSAVFYYLLRNPECYQKLKKELDEAAKAGVFSDYETGLVTFSEAQKFPYLHACVQEAFRMHPAPGLPLERIVPPQGAEIGGEFIKGGTIVGVSAWIIHNRPEIFGNDTDVYRPERWLPDPKLDAEEEDKRIKKMTGMMFQFGMGSRTCIGKNISLLEIYKVVPSLLRRFEINFEDPSKEWRIINAWFVKQTDFNVKFTRRELVQPEFSEKQE, encoded by the exons ATGCACAGTGGCTTGGTTGAAACGCTTCTCAGTGCCCTCGCCCAGCATTGGGTGTTGGTACTTACATCACTGACTGTCGCGTGGCTGGTCAAGAACAGATATCACCATGGTCTAAATAAATACCCCGGTCCCTTTTTGGCGTCTTTGACGGATTGGTGGCGCTTCTGGGATGTTTATGGGCAGAGACCTGAGGTGACGCTGCAGAAACTCCATGCTAAGCATGGTGATATTGTCAGATATGGACCAAATGCTCTATCATTTGCAGACCCTGCTGTTCTCAAGTCCATTTATGGTCTCAGCAAGGGTTATGTCAAG TCCGACTTTTACATTGTACAACAATCCGTGGTCAAGGGCCACCGTCTCGCATCTCTCTTCAGCACAACAGACAATGACTTCCACTCCCAATTCCGCAGATGTGTCAACTCTGCCTTCTCCATGAGCGCACTCGTTCAATACGAGCCCTTTGTcgacaacaccaccaaattATTCTTGGAACAGACCGAAAATCTCTTCGCTAAGAGGTCTGATGTCTGTGACTTTACACAATGGCTTCAGTTCTACGCTTTTGATGTCATTGGCGAGATCACTTATAGCAAGAGACATGGCTTCAttgagaagaatgaagacGTTGAAGGTATTGTCGCGTACTTGGGCAAGCTGTTCCTCTATGTTGCACCT ATCGGACAAATCCCCTTCCTCGACCTcatcttccagaagaacCCTATCTACCTCAAGCTCTCCCAGTGGGGTCTTTTTGACTCAACAATCGCCGTCGCACGCTTCGCCCGCGCCCGCATGGCTGAACGTCTCATCCCTGAGCTCAAGTCGGTTGATAGCCTTCCCACTAGCAACCTCAAGAAACAACCCCTAGGCCAAGACTTGCTCTCCAAGTTCATCGCCGCTCGTGAAGCCCGCCCCGAGTTCATGACAGACACTCTGGTCCAGACCATGGCTGTATCCATGGCCTTTGCAGGTTCAGAAACTACAGCTATCACCCTCTCCGCCGTCTTCTACTACCTACTCCGAAACCCCGAGTGCtaccagaagctcaagaaagagcttgatgaagctgccaaggctggtgtCTTTTCTGACTACGAAACTGGTCTGGTCACTTTCTCCGAGGCTCAGAAGTTCCCTTACCTTCATGCCTGTGTTCAGGAAGCTTTCCGCATGCACCCCGCACCAGGTCTTCCCCTTGAGCGGATCGTTCCTCCCCAGGGAGCAGAGATTGGAGGCGAGTTCATTAAGGGCGGCACAATCGTCGGTGTCTCAGCGTGGATCATCCACAACCGCCCAGAGATCTTTGGAAACGACACTGATGTGTACCGGCCCGAGCGCTGGTTGCCTGATCCTAAGCTTGAcgctgaagaggaagataagCGTATCAAGAAGATGACTGGTATGATGTTCCAGTTTGGCATGGGTAGCCGAACATGCATTGGCAAGAATATTAGTCTACTCGAGATCTACAAGGTTGTGCCAAGTCTTCTAAGACGATTCGAG ATTAACTTTGAAGACCCAAGCAAGGAGTGGAGGATCATCAACGCCTGGTTCGTCAAGCAGACAGACTTCAACGTCAAGTTCACACGGAGGGAACTAGTACAGCCAGAATTCTCAGAGAAACAGGAATGA